A single Argentina anserina chromosome 7, drPotAnse1.1, whole genome shotgun sequence DNA region contains:
- the LOC126801867 gene encoding tubulin gamma-1 chain, which produces MPREIITLQVGQCGNQIGMEFWKQLCLEHGISKEGILEDFATQGGDRKDVFFYQADDQHYIPRALLIDLEPRVINGIQNSEYRNLYNHENIFVADHGGGAGNNWASGYDQGKGVEEAIMDMIDREADGSDSLEGFVLCHSIAGGTGSGMGSYLLETLNDRYSKKLVQTYSVFPNQMETSDVVVQPYNSLLTLKRLTLNADCVVVLDNTALNRIAVERLHLTNPTFAQTNSLVSTVMSASTTTLRYPGYMNNDLVGLLASLIPTPRCHFLMTGYTPLTVERQANVIRKTTVLDVMRRLLQTKNIMVSSYARTKEASQAKYISILNIIQGEVDPTQVHESLQRIRERKLVNFIEWGPASIQVALSRKSPYVQTAHRVSGLMLASHTSIRHLFSKCLSQYSLLRKKQAFLDNYRKFPMFAENDLSEFDESREILESLVDEYKACESPDYIKWGMEDPDHVLTGEGSAAGTVDPKLAV; this is translated from the exons atgccGCGAGAGATCATCACACTGCAGGTAGGGCAATGCGGGAACCAGATCGGCATGGAGTTCTGGAAGCAGCTCTGCCTCGAGCACGGTATCAGCAAAGAAGGCATTCTCGAAGACTTCGCCACTCAG GGAGGGGACAGAAAGGATGTGTTTTTCTACCAAGCTGATGATCAGCACTACATACCAAGAGCTTTACTGATTGATTTGGAGCCCAGAGTGATTAATGGTATTCAGAACAGTGAATATCGGAATCTGTATAATCATGAGAACATCTTTGTTGCCGATCATGGAGGTGGTGCCGGAAATAATTGGGCCAGCGGATACGATCAG GGGAAAGGTGTTGAAGAGGCCATAATGGACATGATTGATAGAGAAGCAGATGGGAGTGATAGTCTTGAAGGATTTGTTCTTTGCCATTCAATTGCTGGAGGAACAGGATCAG GAATGGGTTCCTATCTGTTAGAGACTTTGAATGATCGATACAGCAAAAAACTGGTTCAGACATACAGTGTATTTCCTAACCAGATGGAAACAAGTGATGTGGTGGTCCAGCCCTATAACTCACTTTTAACACTTAAGCGGCTAACTCTGAATGCTGATTGCGTTGTCGTCCTTGATAACACTGCATTGAATAGAATCGCTGTTGAGCGCCTTCATTTAACAAATCCCACCTTTGCTCAAACAAATTCTTTGGTTTCTACTGTAATGTCTGCAAGCACAACCACTCTGAGATATCCAGGGTACATGAACAATGACTTGGTTGGTCTTCTTGCATCATTGATTCCAACACCAAGATGTCATTTTCTAATGACAGGATATACACCCCTCACAGTCGAGCGGCAG GCCAATGTGATTCGTAAGACCACTGTACTTGATGTTATGAGAAGACTTCTGCAG ACAAAAAATATCATGGTTTCCTCGTATGCTCGAACAAAAGAAGCTAGTCAAGCCAAGTATATATCAATACTAAACATCATTCAAGGAGAAGTAGACCCCACTCAG GTTCATGAAAGTTTGCAGAGGATACGTGAAAGAAAGCTTGTTAACTTTATTGAGTGGGGCCCTGCAAGCATTCAG GTTGCTTTGTCTAGGAAGTCTCCGTATGTGCAAACTGCCCACAGG GTCAGTGGTCTTATGCTTGCTAGCCACACTAGTATTCGCCACCTATTCAGCAAGTGTTTGAGCCAGTATTCGTTGTTAAGAAAGAAACAAGCTTTTCTTGACAACTACCGGAAGTTCCCAATGTTTGCT GAGAATGACCTTTCCGAATTTGATGAATCAAGAGAAATTCTTGAGAGTTTGGTTGATGAATATAAGGCCTGTGAGTCCCCAGATTACATCAAGTGGGGAATGGAG GATCCAGACCATGTTCTTACAGGAGAAGGTAGTGCAGCGGGAACAGTGGACCCAAAATTGGCAGTATGA
- the LOC126803988 gene encoding arabinogalactan protein 16-like, whose product MAACFGFSKAIFRVVAVLAFLFLASASASRAPAASPLAAPAPAPALTGDGTSIDQGIAYVLMLVALVLTYLIHPLDASSYNFF is encoded by the exons ATGGCAGCTTGCTTCGGATTCTCCAAGGCCATATTCCGAGTGGTGGCAGTGTTGGCATTCCTCTTCTTGGCTTCTGCCTCTGCCTCCAGGGCTCCTGCTGCTTCACCTCTTGCTGCTCCTGCTCCTGCTCCTGCTCTCACCGGTGATG GGACTTCAATAGATCAGGGGATTGCTTATGTGCTGATGCTGGTGGCTTTGGTTCTCACTTACCTCATTCATCCCTTGGATGCTTCATCCTACAATTTCTTTTGA